The Vibrio gallaecicus genome contains a region encoding:
- the mukB gene encoding chromosome partition protein MukB — MIERGKYQSLTMINWNGFFARTFDIDGLVTTLSGGNGAGKSTTMAAFITALIPDQSLLHFRNTTEAGSSQSSRDKGLYGKLQPGACYAALDVVNSRNQRLLFAVKLQQVAGRDKKVDIKPFVIQGLPSHVKPTDVLIENVSDRHARVCLLNDVKAAVAQYEGAHFKAFSSIVEYHAQMFEYGVVPKKLRNSSDRSKFYRLIEASLYGGISSAITRSLRDYLLPQNGGVKKAFQDMESALRENRMTLDAIKTTQADRDLFKHLITESTNYVAADYMRHANDRRNKLDQTMVLRGELFGSRETLVEQNSLLNRVQEELEILVDQESALEQDYQAASDHLQLVQNALRQQEKIARYSDDLEELSERLEEQMMVVEEAQERVLLAEEQATITEEEVDSLKTQLADYQQALDVQQTRALQYQQAVQALEKTKQLLADESITPESAMALVSELKSQEEANTQTLLATKHKLDMSSAASAQFDKALALVKSVVGHVERQDASVSAKQAIEKGRESKHIVQNEQQWRAQHRDMERDMAQQRQAQSLAAEYQKQHNTELTDELIFEEERERHSMQIESLEFAQEELREAKSEQRRVEQEYTQQITRLEAIAPAWINANDVLEALREQSNAELEDSQAVMTQMQQVLQDEKSQSIAKEQLAKRRSELDQEIERLASPGGSNDPRLKGLADTLGGVLLSEIYDDITIGDAPYFSAMYGPARHAIVVSDLDGIKEKLVDLDDCPEDLYILEGDVDAFDDSSFNADELEGAVCVQLNDRQMRYSRFPEIPLFGRAAREQRLEHLREERDVVVENHAKAAFDSQKLQRLYQAYNLFVAKHLQVAFDADPEQALVTVRDKRNQVSRALTDISAKEQQQRSQLAQSKQAISTLDKLAPMIRMIEDETLAERLSELEAQLERLGEAKSYLSNHSKALTALEQIVSALDADPEQFEALEAEYKQADQALQILKGKLFALSDLIERRHYFAYEDSVDLLNKSSELSEQLKAKLVNAEQARTKGRDGLKQARDQMNQYNQVLAALKSSHHAKLETVQEFKQELQEFGVNADEGAEERAVRRRDELQERLHTSRSRKSGYERTITSTELEMKGLAKRLKKVQKEYAELRTFVVAAKAGWCSVLRLARENDVERRLHKRELAYLSAGELRSMSDKSLGALRLAVAGNDDLRDSLRLSEDNAHPERKVLFYIAVYQHLRERIRQDIIRTDDPVEAIEEMEVELARLTEELTQRENRLAISSESVASIIQKTIQREQNRIRMLNQGLSNIYFGQVKGVRLNVKIRESHEVLLAGLASQQDQHKDLFETSRFTFSEAMAKLFQRVNPHIDMGQRSPQVLGEELLDYRNYLELSVEVNRGSDGWLQAESGALSTGEAIGTGQSILLMVIQSWEEESRRLRSKDIVPCRLLFLDEAARLDSKSISTLFELCDRLGMQLLIAAPENISPEKGTTYKLVRKVFKDHEHVHVVGLRGFAQNKPATPVQELIEEL, encoded by the coding sequence ATGATTGAACGCGGTAAGTATCAATCATTAACCATGATCAACTGGAACGGCTTCTTTGCGCGTACTTTTGATATTGATGGTTTAGTAACAACTCTTTCAGGCGGCAATGGCGCCGGTAAGTCGACCACAATGGCGGCATTTATTACGGCCCTTATTCCTGACCAAAGCTTACTGCACTTCCGAAATACAACGGAAGCGGGTAGCTCTCAATCATCAAGAGATAAAGGTCTTTATGGTAAGTTACAGCCTGGTGCGTGTTATGCCGCGCTAGATGTTGTTAACTCCCGTAATCAGCGCTTACTGTTTGCTGTAAAACTTCAACAAGTTGCTGGGCGAGATAAGAAAGTAGATATTAAACCATTTGTTATTCAAGGCTTACCAAGCCATGTGAAACCAACCGATGTGTTAATCGAAAACGTTTCTGATAGACATGCTCGTGTATGCCTATTAAATGATGTGAAAGCAGCTGTGGCGCAATATGAAGGCGCTCACTTTAAAGCGTTCTCATCGATTGTTGAATACCACGCTCAGATGTTTGAATACGGTGTCGTTCCGAAGAAACTGCGTAATAGCAGTGACCGTTCTAAGTTTTATCGCTTGATCGAAGCATCTTTATACGGTGGTATCTCAAGCGCGATTACTCGTTCACTTCGTGATTACTTGTTGCCACAAAATGGTGGCGTGAAGAAAGCATTCCAAGATATGGAATCTGCACTTCGTGAAAACCGAATGACATTGGATGCAATTAAAACTACGCAAGCCGATCGTGATTTATTCAAACACTTGATTACAGAATCTACCAATTACGTAGCAGCTGACTACATGCGCCATGCGAATGATCGCCGTAATAAGCTTGATCAAACTATGGTGCTACGTGGTGAGTTGTTTGGATCTCGTGAAACTTTAGTTGAGCAAAATAGCCTACTGAACCGTGTTCAAGAAGAACTTGAGATCTTAGTCGATCAAGAGTCAGCGCTTGAGCAGGATTACCAAGCCGCTTCCGATCATTTACAGCTTGTTCAAAATGCCCTTCGCCAACAAGAAAAAATAGCACGTTATAGCGATGATCTTGAAGAATTAAGCGAACGCTTAGAAGAGCAAATGATGGTGGTTGAAGAAGCACAAGAACGTGTTTTACTAGCTGAAGAGCAGGCGACCATTACTGAAGAAGAAGTGGATAGCCTAAAAACGCAACTTGCCGATTACCAACAAGCGCTTGATGTTCAGCAAACTCGTGCTCTTCAATATCAACAAGCTGTTCAAGCATTAGAAAAGACCAAACAGTTATTAGCTGATGAGTCGATCACGCCTGAAAGTGCGATGGCACTGGTTTCTGAGTTGAAATCTCAAGAAGAAGCTAATACCCAAACATTGCTTGCTACTAAGCACAAGCTGGATATGTCATCAGCGGCTTCTGCACAGTTCGATAAAGCGTTGGCATTAGTGAAGAGTGTTGTCGGTCATGTTGAACGACAAGATGCGTCAGTAAGTGCTAAACAAGCGATTGAAAAAGGCAGAGAGTCGAAACATATTGTTCAAAATGAACAACAATGGCGTGCTCAGCATCGTGATATGGAGCGAGATATGGCTCAGCAGCGTCAAGCTCAAAGCCTAGCCGCTGAATATCAGAAGCAACATAATACTGAATTAACTGATGAGCTGATTTTCGAAGAAGAGCGTGAACGCCACTCAATGCAAATTGAGTCTTTAGAGTTTGCTCAAGAAGAATTACGCGAAGCTAAAAGTGAACAGCGTCGTGTTGAACAAGAATATACTCAGCAAATAACTAGATTAGAAGCGATAGCGCCAGCTTGGATTAATGCTAACGATGTTTTAGAAGCGTTAAGAGAACAAAGCAATGCTGAGCTAGAAGATAGCCAAGCCGTAATGACTCAAATGCAGCAAGTTCTGCAAGATGAGAAATCACAATCTATCGCGAAAGAGCAGCTAGCAAAACGTCGTTCAGAGCTTGATCAAGAAATCGAACGTTTAGCTTCACCTGGTGGTTCGAATGATCCTCGATTGAAAGGGTTAGCAGACACATTAGGCGGCGTATTACTTTCTGAAATTTATGATGACATTACCATTGGTGATGCTCCGTATTTCAGTGCAATGTATGGCCCTGCACGTCATGCGATTGTGGTTTCAGATCTTGATGGGATCAAAGAGAAACTGGTTGATTTAGATGATTGCCCTGAAGATTTATATATCCTTGAAGGCGATGTTGATGCGTTTGATGATAGCTCATTCAATGCTGATGAACTTGAAGGTGCTGTTTGCGTTCAATTAAATGATCGTCAAATGCGTTACTCGCGTTTCCCTGAGATTCCATTGTTTGGCCGTGCTGCTCGTGAACAGCGTCTAGAACACTTACGTGAAGAACGTGATGTTGTAGTGGAAAACCACGCGAAAGCGGCATTTGACTCTCAGAAACTCCAGCGCTTATACCAAGCATATAACCTATTTGTTGCTAAGCACTTGCAGGTTGCTTTTGATGCTGACCCTGAGCAAGCTTTGGTTACTGTACGTGATAAGCGTAATCAAGTTAGCCGAGCATTAACAGACATCTCAGCTAAAGAACAACAGCAACGCAGCCAGCTAGCGCAAAGCAAGCAAGCTATCTCTACATTAGATAAATTAGCGCCAATGATTCGTATGATCGAAGATGAGACATTGGCAGAACGTTTGTCTGAACTTGAAGCTCAGCTTGAGCGTTTAGGTGAAGCGAAATCTTACTTATCCAATCATAGTAAAGCGCTAACTGCACTGGAACAGATTGTTTCAGCCCTTGACGCGGATCCAGAACAATTTGAAGCGTTAGAAGCCGAGTACAAACAAGCTGACCAAGCACTTCAAATATTGAAAGGTAAGTTGTTTGCTTTATCTGATTTGATTGAACGTCGTCATTACTTTGCTTATGAAGATTCAGTGGATCTTCTTAATAAGAGCAGTGAACTGAGTGAGCAATTAAAAGCTAAGTTGGTTAATGCTGAGCAAGCGAGAACAAAAGGTCGTGATGGCTTAAAACAAGCTCGTGATCAAATGAACCAGTACAACCAAGTATTGGCTGCACTTAAGAGTTCGCATCACGCTAAACTTGAAACCGTTCAAGAGTTTAAACAAGAGCTACAAGAATTTGGCGTGAACGCTGACGAAGGCGCTGAAGAGCGTGCAGTTCGTCGTCGTGATGAACTTCAAGAACGTCTACACACTTCACGTAGTCGTAAGAGCGGTTATGAGCGAACCATTACATCGACTGAATTGGAGATGAAAGGTTTAGCTAAACGCTTGAAGAAGGTTCAGAAGGAATACGCTGAACTTCGCACGTTTGTGGTCGCTGCAAAAGCGGGTTGGTGCTCAGTTTTACGTTTAGCTCGTGAAAATGACGTTGAGCGCCGTTTACATAAACGTGAATTAGCGTACTTATCTGCAGGCGAGCTTCGCTCAATGTCAGATAAGTCGTTAGGTGCACTTCGTCTTGCCGTTGCAGGTAATGATGACTTACGTGATTCTCTGAGACTATCTGAAGATAACGCGCATCCAGAACGTAAAGTATTGTTCTACATCGCGGTTTATCAGCATCTTCGTGAACGAATTCGTCAGGATATTATCCGTACCGATGATCCTGTTGAAGCGATTGAAGAGATGGAAGTCGAGCTTGCTCGTCTAACAGAAGAATTGACTCAGCGTGAAAACCGCTTAGCAATCAGTTCTGAATCTGTGGCAAGTATCATTCAGAAAACGATTCAGCGTGAGCAAAACCGCATTCGAATGCTTAACCAAGGTCTATCTAATATTTACTTTGGTCAAGTGAAAGGTGTACGTCTTAATGTGAAAATTCGCGAGAGTCACGAAGTATTGCTGGCTGGATTAGCATCGCAACAAGACCAACATAAAGACTTGTTTGAAACTTCTCGCTTTACGTTCTCAGAAGCGATGGCGAAACTTTTCCAGCGTGTAAACCCACATATCGACATGGGGCAACGTTCACCTCAAGTTCTAGGTGAAGAATTACTGGATTACCGTAATTACCTAGAATTGAGTGTTGAAGTGAACCGTGGTTCTGATGGTTGGTTACAAGCTGAGTCTGGTGCACTTTCAACAGGTGAAGCGATTGGTACTGGCCAATCTATCTTGCTGATGGTTATTCAGAGCTGGGAAGAAGAGTCACGCCGACTGCGCAGTAAAGACATTGTTCCTTGCCGACTATTGTTCTTGGATGAAGCTGCGCGTTTGGATTCTAAATCAATCTCAACGTTGTTTGAGCTATGTGACAGGCTAGGAATGCAATTACTGATTGCAGCGCCTGAAAACATTAGCCCAGAGAAAGGTACAACGTATAAGTTGGTTCGTAAGGTCTTCAAAGATCACGAACATGTGCATGTGGTTGGTTTACGAGGCTTTGCTCAAAATAAACCTGCGACACCAGTACAAGAGCTTATCGAAGAGTTGTAA
- the fdhF gene encoding formate dehydrogenase subunit alpha: MVQIVIDGKFRIAEQGQTVLEVAKNCGLEIPSLCGLNKTTDKVPCDLCVVELENGDIQRSCEIEVSNGLNVITQSSRLTARRQTALNRIMSDHYADCEAPCQTACPAGVDIQSYLYHIAQNDHLKAIEVIKQTLPMPLSIGRVCPAFCETECRRNLVDDSIAIRQLKRHAADIDLAAQESYQPLKKAPKGKTVAIVGSGPGGLTAGYYLSNEGYDVQIFESMPQAGGWLRYGIPEYRLPKSILNKEIELMCRNGMSIECNKKLGVDFTLSSLTQDFDAVCLAVGASQAVDMRYPGSDLSGCYLGVDYLKDYVTEKQYVTGKKVAVIGGGNTAIDCARTAVRDGANTTLIYRRTRDEMPAEDYEIEEAEHEGVKFHFLTNPVENLPDEDGRVCEVRLERMELGPADASGRRSPKPTGDFFVEAFDTVIAAVSQKPDLSFMDNEAIDIPLTRWNTADVDPQTMHTGTGNIFSIGDFRRGPATAVEAVGDGRLVAGTIDRFFDGDMANIPVKPFNSRKQNQLNEVDPKQYQAIQKQARLIMPELTPEQRAQSFDEVETGFENADAVAEAARCLECGCQANTGCDLRDYATEYKAVQEYPAFNIDIQTDEAWQLTRNHEFKSVSSVHSSESLVQKFPVDNSSEFIVFDANRCISCGQCIQACREQAVHGVLSFMDQANGKPANNPKGRPNFGVNTILMGDSNCVQCGSCIQVCPTGAMTDARDKAQGRTDKLKAVDTICTYCGVGCKLTMYVDEKTNKIQYIRGGDSPVNEGMLCVKGRFGFDFVSSDARLTSPLIRKDGWLQPASWDEAITLIASKFTSIKEGFGSQSLAGFSSAKTTNEDNYAFQKFIRRELGTNNVDHCARLCHASTVTGLEASLGSGAMTNDIPSIKHSDVIFIIGSDTTAAHPIIGSHIKQAVRHHGARLIVADPKRIDIADHAELYMAHRPGTDVMLINGVMQQIIKHGWYDQEYIDERVDGFDTLLQEVMSPNYALDKVELVTGVKADDIFAMARLIGTAKRTAVYYSMGITQHTTGHDNVRSIANLQLLCGNIGIEGGGINPLRGQSNVQGACDMGALPNNLPGYQKVYNPLVRKKFEMEWGVSSLPAEPGLTLTEIIDAACERKVKALYVMGENPVLSDPNQAHVIEGLEALDFLVVQDIFLTETAQYADVVLPSCSFAEKSGHFTNTERRVQRINPAVNPPGEAKEDWVIIQSIANAMGGEWSYLSVADITNEIARVTPQYAGLRWENITINGVQWPSNKNNPDGTRIMHQTQFTRGRGQMEAIPFRYAAELPDEEYPLILTTGRVLEQFHTGTMTRKTKGLDNLAGPKAMISVFDAERLELSNGQMVKVSTRRGQIEIAAFVTKRMQKGVIFIPFHFVESPVNKLTTTATDPHAKIPEFKVAAVRVEALLTESQVL, translated from the coding sequence ATGGTTCAAATCGTTATTGACGGGAAGTTTAGAATTGCAGAACAGGGGCAAACTGTTCTGGAAGTTGCAAAAAACTGTGGCTTAGAGATTCCATCCCTATGCGGTTTGAATAAAACGACCGATAAAGTTCCTTGTGACCTCTGCGTCGTTGAGCTTGAGAATGGTGATATACAAAGGTCATGTGAAATTGAAGTATCTAACGGTCTTAATGTCATCACTCAATCTAGCCGGTTAACAGCCCGCCGCCAAACCGCTTTGAATCGAATCATGTCTGATCATTATGCCGACTGTGAAGCTCCTTGCCAGACTGCCTGCCCTGCAGGGGTTGATATTCAATCATACCTTTATCACATCGCTCAAAATGATCACTTAAAAGCCATTGAAGTCATCAAGCAAACACTTCCTATGCCACTTTCTATTGGCCGTGTTTGCCCTGCATTTTGTGAAACGGAATGTAGAAGGAATTTAGTGGATGATTCCATCGCAATTAGGCAACTAAAACGACACGCTGCAGATATCGATTTGGCAGCACAAGAAAGCTACCAACCCTTGAAAAAAGCACCGAAAGGTAAAACAGTCGCCATTGTTGGTAGTGGACCGGGTGGGTTAACGGCGGGCTATTACCTTTCGAATGAAGGGTATGATGTTCAAATCTTTGAATCTATGCCGCAAGCTGGTGGGTGGCTGCGTTACGGTATTCCAGAATACCGCTTGCCTAAATCGATATTAAATAAAGAAATAGAGTTGATGTGCCGAAATGGTATGTCGATAGAATGCAATAAAAAGCTCGGTGTTGATTTTACATTATCGAGTTTAACGCAAGATTTTGATGCGGTTTGTTTGGCTGTTGGTGCTTCACAAGCGGTAGACATGCGATACCCAGGAAGCGACTTGAGCGGCTGTTATCTGGGAGTCGACTATCTAAAAGATTACGTGACAGAAAAACAATATGTCACGGGTAAAAAAGTCGCGGTGATTGGCGGTGGTAACACCGCGATAGATTGTGCTCGGACTGCGGTTCGTGATGGTGCTAATACGACGTTAATTTATCGTAGAACAAGAGATGAAATGCCTGCAGAAGATTATGAGATTGAAGAAGCAGAGCATGAAGGCGTGAAATTTCATTTTTTAACGAATCCAGTAGAGAACTTACCTGATGAAGATGGTCGAGTTTGTGAGGTTCGTTTAGAGCGAATGGAGCTTGGTCCTGCGGATGCTTCAGGTCGTCGAAGCCCTAAACCTACAGGAGATTTCTTTGTTGAGGCGTTTGATACGGTGATCGCCGCAGTCTCACAAAAGCCAGACCTGAGTTTTATGGATAATGAAGCCATCGATATTCCATTGACCCGCTGGAATACCGCAGATGTCGATCCGCAAACTATGCACACCGGTACGGGTAATATCTTCAGTATCGGTGATTTTCGTCGTGGACCTGCAACGGCTGTCGAAGCGGTCGGAGACGGTCGTTTAGTCGCAGGAACTATTGACCGATTTTTTGATGGCGATATGGCCAATATTCCGGTTAAACCATTTAATTCGCGTAAGCAAAACCAACTTAATGAAGTGGACCCAAAGCAATACCAAGCTATTCAAAAACAAGCCCGACTTATCATGCCTGAACTTACTCCAGAGCAAAGGGCGCAAAGTTTTGATGAAGTGGAAACGGGGTTTGAAAACGCAGATGCAGTTGCAGAAGCTGCACGATGTTTAGAATGTGGGTGCCAAGCTAACACAGGATGTGATCTAAGGGATTACGCCACAGAATATAAAGCTGTTCAGGAATACCCTGCATTCAATATTGATATTCAAACTGATGAAGCTTGGCAATTAACCCGTAATCATGAATTTAAGTCTGTATCTTCAGTTCACTCATCAGAATCACTGGTTCAAAAATTTCCGGTGGATAACAGCTCCGAGTTTATTGTTTTTGATGCGAACCGCTGCATTAGCTGTGGTCAATGTATTCAAGCATGTCGTGAACAGGCAGTTCATGGTGTTCTAAGCTTCATGGATCAAGCAAACGGAAAACCTGCTAATAATCCCAAAGGCCGCCCTAATTTTGGTGTGAATACGATATTGATGGGGGATTCAAACTGCGTTCAATGTGGTTCTTGCATCCAGGTTTGCCCAACAGGTGCAATGACAGATGCACGTGATAAAGCGCAAGGTCGAACCGATAAACTGAAAGCGGTAGATACCATCTGCACCTACTGTGGTGTTGGTTGTAAACTCACCATGTATGTGGATGAGAAGACGAACAAAATTCAATATATTCGCGGCGGCGATTCTCCTGTTAATGAAGGCATGCTATGCGTTAAAGGACGGTTTGGATTTGACTTCGTTAGCAGTGATGCTCGTTTAACGTCACCATTAATTCGTAAAGATGGATGGTTACAACCGGCGAGTTGGGATGAAGCAATCACCCTTATTGCGAGTAAATTTACTTCAATCAAAGAAGGGTTTGGCAGCCAATCTCTCGCTGGTTTTTCTTCCGCAAAAACGACTAATGAAGACAACTACGCATTTCAAAAGTTTATCCGCCGTGAATTAGGGACAAATAATGTCGACCATTGCGCACGTCTTTGTCATGCATCTACAGTTACGGGGCTTGAAGCGTCATTAGGCAGCGGTGCTATGACCAATGATATCCCAAGTATCAAGCATTCAGATGTCATCTTTATCATAGGTTCAGATACCACAGCAGCACACCCTATTATTGGGTCTCATATTAAGCAGGCAGTTCGTCATCATGGAGCTCGGTTGATTGTAGCTGACCCGAAACGCATTGATATAGCCGATCACGCTGAGCTGTATATGGCGCATCGACCAGGTACAGATGTGATGCTAATTAATGGTGTGATGCAGCAGATCATCAAACATGGTTGGTATGATCAGGAATATATTGATGAACGTGTTGATGGTTTTGACACTTTGCTGCAAGAAGTGATGTCTCCGAATTACGCTTTAGACAAAGTTGAATTGGTTACCGGTGTAAAAGCCGATGATATATTTGCTATGGCGCGTTTGATTGGAACGGCGAAGCGTACCGCTGTGTACTATTCGATGGGGATAACTCAGCATACAACGGGTCATGACAATGTTCGTTCAATTGCGAACCTACAATTACTTTGCGGAAACATCGGAATTGAAGGTGGGGGGATTAACCCACTTAGAGGGCAGTCCAATGTGCAAGGTGCGTGTGATATGGGCGCATTGCCGAATAATCTCCCAGGGTATCAGAAGGTTTATAACCCATTAGTACGCAAAAAATTTGAAATGGAATGGGGCGTATCATCATTACCGGCTGAGCCCGGTTTAACGCTTACCGAGATTATAGATGCCGCTTGCGAACGAAAAGTGAAAGCACTGTATGTCATGGGGGAGAATCCGGTATTGAGTGATCCTAACCAAGCCCATGTTATTGAAGGTTTGGAAGCGCTCGACTTCTTAGTGGTACAAGATATCTTTTTAACAGAAACAGCGCAGTATGCAGATGTCGTGTTGCCTTCTTGTTCTTTCGCTGAAAAATCAGGTCACTTCACTAATACCGAACGCCGAGTGCAGCGTATTAACCCTGCTGTAAATCCACCCGGCGAAGCAAAAGAAGATTGGGTCATCATTCAATCTATCGCAAATGCTATGGGAGGGGAGTGGTCGTATTTGAGTGTGGCGGATATAACCAACGAAATAGCTAGAGTGACGCCACAATATGCAGGTCTGAGGTGGGAAAATATCACAATCAATGGTGTGCAATGGCCAAGTAATAAGAACAACCCTGATGGAACACGAATTATGCACCAAACTCAATTTACCCGCGGTAGAGGGCAAATGGAGGCGATACCTTTCCGTTATGCTGCAGAGTTACCTGATGAAGAATATCCACTTATTTTGACGACTGGGCGCGTGTTAGAGCAATTTCATACAGGGACTATGACGCGAAAAACTAAGGGGCTAGATAACTTAGCGGGACCTAAAGCAATGATCAGCGTATTTGATGCTGAAAGGTTAGAGTTATCAAATGGTCAGATGGTTAAGGTATCAACAAGACGCGGTCAGATAGAGATTGCTGCGTTTGTAACCAAGCGAATGCAGAAAGGAGTGATATTTATTCCGTTCCACTTTGTTGAATCACCGGTAAATAAGCTGACAACAACCGCAACGGATCCACATGCAAAGATTCCAGAGTTTAAAGTGGCAGCGGTTAGGGTTGAGGCATTACTGACGGAGTCTCAGGTTCTGTAG
- a CDS encoding alpha-L-glutamate ligase-like protein, whose product MFNQLTSPFKLSDKGIMGMNKRNHSYIGRYNDRSKYPLVDDKLKTKIIAEQAGATVPKLIGVISHQAEVKKIHKMVKDWPGFVIKPAQGSGGKGILVVVSHKDGVYTKPSGSTINEEDVERHISNALAGLFSLGGKNDVAVVENLIKFDSCFEGFSFEGVPDVRIIVFKGYPVMAMMRLSTAASDGKANLHQGAVGVGIDIATGKAVRAVQFDQPITQHPDTGKELMTLQVPHWEKLLVLASSAWEMTGLGYMGTDMVLDQEEGPMVLELNARPGLAIQIANGAGLLPRLQHIEGLGMPADYPKPTERVAYAAKQFGAHS is encoded by the coding sequence ATGTTTAATCAACTGACCTCTCCATTCAAGCTCAGTGATAAAGGCATCATGGGCATGAATAAGCGAAACCATAGCTATATCGGTCGTTATAATGACCGCTCAAAATACCCATTAGTGGATGATAAGCTAAAAACAAAAATTATTGCTGAACAAGCTGGTGCAACAGTACCTAAACTTATCGGTGTAATTAGCCATCAAGCTGAAGTCAAAAAGATTCACAAGATGGTAAAAGACTGGCCTGGGTTTGTAATCAAGCCCGCACAAGGAAGTGGTGGTAAAGGCATTCTTGTTGTGGTTTCTCACAAAGATGGCGTTTATACAAAACCATCAGGTTCTACAATCAACGAGGAAGATGTTGAGCGCCATATTAGTAATGCGTTGGCAGGGCTTTTCTCACTTGGTGGTAAAAACGATGTAGCCGTAGTAGAGAACTTGATTAAGTTTGACAGCTGCTTCGAAGGCTTCAGCTTTGAAGGTGTTCCGGATGTTCGCATCATTGTGTTCAAAGGCTACCCAGTAATGGCGATGATGCGCCTATCAACTGCCGCCTCTGATGGCAAAGCGAATTTACACCAAGGTGCAGTTGGTGTGGGTATTGATATAGCCACAGGCAAAGCGGTACGAGCAGTACAGTTTGATCAACCAATTACCCAACACCCAGACACTGGAAAAGAGCTGATGACGCTGCAGGTTCCTCACTGGGAGAAATTACTGGTATTAGCTTCTAGTGCATGGGAAATGACTGGTCTTGGTTATATGGGTACCGACATGGTGCTTGACCAAGAAGAAGGACCGATGGTGCTTGAACTCAATGCTCGTCCAGGCCTTGCTATTCAGATCGCTAATGGTGCTGGTTTACTACCAAGGCTTCAGCATATTGAAGGCCTTGGAATGCCAGCCGACTACCCAAAACCAACGGAGCGCGTTGCATACGCGGCCAAACAGTTCGGGGCTCATAGCTAG
- a CDS encoding inactive transglutaminase family protein, producing the protein MTSRIPFYISIVLLLVAGIALSIFRHTTYGVPWTPGETRQVWDVEARVEFNATGKEAKVSLAAPHTQTNYTLIGESASSPGYGISYVNTDSGRRAEWSIRHAEGPQTIYYKTQFLVDDQAKITDIPPEGEITPPSFNGPEEAAALALIDRATHRSADNFTFTRELIKTLNDPDSQNSALLLNNMSKVNATHKLLSYANVHNKLVGVIELEDGRRRQSIQHMIQIWDKEQWVLFSPESSQHQTQPNLLIWDESNVSLLDVVGGQNSKVHFSMIAQEISPSAATNSKVSADQLLNLSIHSLPLEEQAMFKTIMLIPIGAFIVVFLRVIIGLKTSGTFMPVLIAVAFVQTQLITGIVGFLLIVGTGLIIRSYLSKLNLLLVARISAVIITVIMIISVFTVVAFKIGLTEGLSITFFPMIILSWTVERMSILWEEEGAKEVMLQGGGSLFTAILVYLGMTNPFIQHLTFNFIGLQLVILATILLLGNYTGYRLTELRRFKPLAED; encoded by the coding sequence ATGACGTCAAGAATTCCTTTTTATATCTCGATCGTTCTGCTATTGGTGGCAGGTATCGCATTGAGTATTTTTAGACACACAACTTATGGTGTGCCTTGGACTCCTGGAGAAACCCGACAAGTTTGGGATGTTGAAGCCAGAGTCGAATTTAATGCTACTGGTAAAGAAGCTAAGGTATCTTTAGCTGCACCTCACACTCAAACTAATTACACCCTGATCGGTGAATCAGCATCTTCTCCTGGCTACGGAATTTCTTACGTTAATACGGATTCCGGCAGGCGTGCTGAATGGTCAATTCGTCACGCTGAAGGTCCTCAAACAATCTATTACAAAACACAGTTTCTTGTAGATGACCAAGCTAAAATTACGGACATTCCACCGGAAGGTGAAATTACACCACCATCATTTAATGGTCCTGAAGAAGCGGCAGCACTTGCTTTAATCGATCGCGCAACTCATCGCTCTGCTGACAACTTCACCTTTACTCGTGAATTAATCAAAACACTGAATGATCCTGACAGCCAAAATTCGGCTTTACTGCTGAACAACATGAGTAAGGTAAATGCGACACATAAGCTGCTGTCTTACGCGAACGTACACAACAAGCTTGTCGGTGTTATTGAATTAGAGGATGGACGTCGACGTCAGTCTATCCAGCATATGATTCAAATTTGGGACAAAGAACAGTGGGTTCTATTTTCTCCTGAGTCTAGTCAGCACCAAACACAGCCAAACTTATTGATTTGGGATGAATCCAATGTATCTCTACTTGATGTTGTCGGTGGACAAAACAGTAAAGTGCATTTCTCAATGATCGCTCAAGAGATATCTCCTTCAGCAGCGACCAACAGTAAGGTATCGGCAGACCAACTACTCAACCTTTCTATCCATAGTTTGCCTCTTGAAGAGCAAGCGATGTTTAAGACCATCATGCTTATCCCGATTGGTGCATTCATCGTTGTATTTTTACGTGTGATTATCGGGCTAAAAACTTCTGGTACATTCATGCCAGTTTTGATTGCGGTTGCCTTTGTTCAAACACAATTGATTACCGGTATTGTTGGTTTCTTGTTGATTGTTGGTACGGGTCTTATTATTCGAAGCTACCTTTCGAAGCTCAACCTGCTTTTAGTTGCCCGAATATCGGCGGTGATAATTACCGTCATAATGATCATTTCGGTCTTTACTGTTGTTGCATTCAAGATTGGCTTAACTGAAGGTCTATCGATTACTTTCTTCCCAATGATTATCCTATCTTGGACTGTGGAACGTATGTCGATCCTTTGGGAAGAAGAAGGTGCGAAAGAAGTAATGCTACAAGGTGGTGGCTCTCTATTCACTGCCATATTGGTTTACTTAGGTATGACTAATCCATTTATTCAACACCTAACGTTTAACTTCATTGGTCTACAGCTTGTTATTCTTGCCACTATTTTGCTACTTGGTAACTACACTGGTTACCGTTTGACTGAGCTTCGTCGCTTTAAGCCACTAGCGGAGGATTAA